CTCGCCCTCGGCCGCCATCGACGCTCGGGCGCACCCGTGGCGGATCTTGAGCTTCTCGGCCTCCGCGATGGGCATGCGGAGCCCGACCGCCACGTCGTTGGTCACATGGTTGCCGCCGACCGGCAGCACCGTCGCGTGGCACAGGCTGCCTCCCGAGAACACCCCGATGCTGGTCGTGCCGCCGCCGATGTCGACCAACACGACGCCGAGGTCGCGCTCGGCCTGTGTCAGGACGGCCTCGCCGGACGCAAGCGGCTCGAGCACCAGGTCGTCGACCTCGAGGCCGGCGCGCTGGATGCACTTCAATAGATTGGCAAGCAGCGTGCTGGCGCCCGTGACGATGTGGGCCTCCACCTCGAGCCGCATGCCGTACATGCCGACAGGGTTGCGGACCCCATCCTGGCCGTCCACGAGAAAGTCGCGCGGCAGCAGGTGAATGATCTCACGATCGCTTCCGGGGATGGCCGCCATGCGGGCGGCCTCCACGACGCGGGAGACGTCGGCTTCGGCGATCTCCCGGTCTGGGCGCGAGACGGCGACTACGCCGCGGCTGTTCTGGGAGGCGATGTGCTCGCCCGACACGGCGACGAGCGCCGCGGCCGTTTTGATGCCGGCCATGCGCTCGGCCTTGTCGACGGCTTCTTCGATCGCACGGGTGGTGGTGTCGAGATCGACGACGACACCCTTCCGGACACCAAGAGACGGGGACGTCCCCACACCCGTGATGTGGACTTCCCCGTCTTCATCGGGTTCTGCGATGATTACACAGACCTTGGTGGTCCCGATGTCCAGGCCCACCAGCGGCCCCCGTTTTGCCAACGGGTGCACCTCCGACTGCGGCCACAGCTGCGACTAAAGGTTCGATGAACGGTATATCCTGCGGTTCTTTCAACGTTCGGGAAGGTTCTCCTGCCGCTACCCGGGCCTTCCGGCCGGTCCTGCCGGGCCGCCGATGGGCTTCACGATCACGCTGCCGGGGAACCGGATGTCCACGTACTCGACCCGTAGGCCGCGCGACCGTATCGCGGCCAGCACGTCGGCCACACGGGCGAGGCGATCACGAATGCCGTCCGGCGCGCCGGCGCGGACCGCGATACCGTCCCGGGTATAGAGAATCACCTCGCCCGCCTCGTCCACCCGGAGGGCCGCCACATCCGGTCGGAGATCCTCGGGAAGCGAGCCGGCGATGTCCGCCCCGAACCGGGCGTGCGGCGAGGGAACCACGATCCCTGCCTGCACCACCGCGGGGTCGAGCCGATCAACCGTCAGCGCGGGGAGCCGCCCGGGGGTTTCTGACGGCACGATGGCGACGCCGTCTGAGCCGAGAAGAACATAGCCTCCCGGCACGCGCAGGGCGGCCGCGGCCGCCCGCTCGCGCACGGTGATGTGGACGCGGTCGGGAAAGGCGACGGCGACTGAGACCGCGGCGATTCTCGGGTCCTGCAGCAGCCGGTCGCGAATCCGGCCGGCGTTGACGGTAAAGAGGCTGGTCCCCCTCCGGACGCCGGCCCCGACGAGGACTTCCGGCGCCGGGACGGCGCGGTTCCCGGAGACGCTGATCGACCGGATGTCGAATACGCTCGACCCCGCGAAGGACACCACGCCGCAGAGAAAGGCGATCGCCGCGAGGAAACGCAGCACCCGCTCGCTGGCAGACCCGCGGCCGCCCGCCGGGACGGCGCCCCCGGTGGCGGCGCGGCTCGGCTCGTGCCGGGCGGCCGGCGCGGCGTCTCCCTCCCGCAGACGCGGCATCAGGCCTCCTCGAAGTCGCCGAACATCTTGATCTCGGTCGCCAGGTCCGTGCCGGCGTGGTCGTGGACCCGGCCCTGCACCTTGCCGATCAGCGCCAGCACGTCGCGGGCGGTCGCGCCGCCGGTGTTGAGGATGTAGTTGGCGTGCCGGTCGCTCACCACGGCGCCGCCGACCCGCAGGCCTTTCGTGCCGGAGGCTTCGATCAGCCGGCCGGCGTAGTCGCCGTCGGGATTGCGGAAGATGCAGCCGGAGCTCGGAGGGCCCAGCGGCTGGCTTTCGGCCCTCGTCCGGAGCCACTCCTCGAGCCGGGCCACGGTCTCCGCGGCGGGCGCCGGGTAAAGCATCAAGTCACAGTCAAGGACGACCCCCGGTTGATCTTGTAATAGGCTGTGGCGGTAGCGCAGGGCGAGATCGGCGCCGGTCCACGAAACGAGGCCGCGCGGGGTCCGGACACGGGCGGAGCGAAGCACGTCGGCGATGGCGCAGCCGTGCGCGCCGGCATTCATGACCACGGCCCCGCCCACCGAGCCGGGAATCCCGGCCGCGAACTCGAGTCCGGCGAGACCCCGTTCCGCCGTCCTCCGGCTCAGGTGCGGCACACTCACCCCGCACTCCGCGTGGACGCGCGGCCCATCGTAGGTCACGCCCTCCTGCCCGCGGCCGGTCTTCAGCACCACCCCGCGGACGCCGCGGTCGGCGATCAGCACGTTGCTGCCCCGGCCCAGCACGAGGAACGGCACACCCTGTTCATAGAGCCAGGCGACGGCGGCGTCGAGCGACGCGAGGGTTCGCGGGAGCACGAGAATGTCGGCCGGGCCGCCGATCCGGAAGGAGACGTGCTTCGCGAGCGGCTCGTTCCGGCGAACGGCCCCCGGGCAGAGACGCTCCAGCGCCGCGGCCACCGGCGCGAGCTCGACTTTAGCCACGTGGGGCCTCCGCGCCGAGCGGGGCCGGCGGACCCGTCTCCGGCCACGTGGTCGTGGACGCCGGGTGTCCCCGCAGCCGCGCGGCGACATCCTCGGCGACCTTCCAAACGTCGCCGGCGCCGA
This DNA window, taken from bacterium, encodes the following:
- a CDS encoding FtsQ-type POTRA domain-containing protein; the protein is MPRLREGDAAPAARHEPSRAATGGAVPAGGRGSASERVLRFLAAIAFLCGVVSFAGSSVFDIRSISVSGNRAVPAPEVLVGAGVRRGTSLFTVNAGRIRDRLLQDPRIAAVSVAVAFPDRVHITVRERAAAAALRVPGGYVLLGSDGVAIVPSETPGRLPALTVDRLDPAVVQAGIVVPSPHARFGADIAGSLPEDLRPDVAALRVDEAGEVILYTRDGIAVRAGAPDGIRDRLARVADVLAAIRSRGLRVEYVDIRFPGSVIVKPIGGPAGPAGRPG
- the murB gene encoding UDP-N-acetylmuramate dehydrogenase, which codes for MAKVELAPVAAALERLCPGAVRRNEPLAKHVSFRIGGPADILVLPRTLASLDAAVAWLYEQGVPFLVLGRGSNVLIADRGVRGVVLKTGRGQEGVTYDGPRVHAECGVSVPHLSRRTAERGLAGLEFAAGIPGSVGGAVVMNAGAHGCAIADVLRSARVRTPRGLVSWTGADLALRYRHSLLQDQPGVVLDCDLMLYPAPAAETVARLEEWLRTRAESQPLGPPSSGCIFRNPDGDYAGRLIEASGTKGLRVGGAVVSDRHANYILNTGGATARDVLALIGKVQGRVHDHAGTDLATEIKMFGDFEEA
- the ftsA gene encoding cell division protein FtsA; amino-acid sequence: MAKRGPLVGLDIGTTKVCVIIAEPDEDGEVHITGVGTSPSLGVRKGVVVDLDTTTRAIEEAVDKAERMAGIKTAAALVAVSGEHIASQNSRGVVAVSRPDREIAEADVSRVVEAARMAAIPGSDREIIHLLPRDFLVDGQDGVRNPVGMYGMRLEVEAHIVTGASTLLANLLKCIQRAGLEVDDLVLEPLASGEAVLTQAERDLGVVLVDIGGGTTSIGVFSGGSLCHATVLPVGGNHVTNDVAVGLRMPIAEAEKLKIRHGCARASMAAEGELIEVFHIGTREPRILPRRVLGEIIEPRFDEICGMIKAQIKRSGYAQMVPAGVVATGGGALLQGLGEAASEKLDMPARVGAPDATGSMADSVRSPVYATGVGLVLHAARQRGPARVIKATNGDGRMFGRLRHWFREFAHGG